In Planctomycetota bacterium, the genomic window ATCCGACGAGTGAAGCCGAGTCGGAGCGAATAACGCTGTTTGACAAGCTGCCCGAGCCGTGCGGCTTGTTCTGTCCGTCCGATCGGCTCGGCCACGACGTGCTGCACCTGGCCCGGCGGATCGGGGTGGTCGTGCCGGATCGGCTGGCTTTGGTGTCGACCGGCAACGAGGAGGACTACTGCGAACTCACCGCCCCGCCGATGAGCAGCGTCGCCCTGCCAGGAACGCGTGCGGGTCGGACGGCCGTCGAACTGTTGGCAGAGCGCATGGAGCAAAGCGGTGGTCGTCGAGATGTGTCGATCGCCCTGCCGCCACGATTCGTCGCGGCCAGGCGAAGCAGCGATCCGCTGCGTCTGGGCGATCGTGAGGTGATGCGAGCACTGGACCTGATTCGCCGCCTCGCCCCGACGGGCCTGACGGCGGAGGACGTGCATCGACAGTCGTCGCTGTCCCGACGCGGTCTCGAAAGCCGATTCGTCAAAGCAGTCGGCCGGCCGATCGGCAAGCAGATCCAACGCGTCCGTCTCACGTTGGCCAGAGACCTGCTCGCGACGACCAACCTGCCGGTGGCGGAAGTCGCCCGACGCTGCGGCTTCAAGACCGCCCAGGGATTTTCCAACGCCTTCTCCCAAAGCCACGGCCAAAGCCCGGGCGTGTATCGGGCCGAGCGTTAGCCCGGCCCGAAGCGGAGAGAGGGGGATTCGAACCCCCGGTACGGAAACCGCACACAGCATTTCCAGTGCTGCCCCTTCAGCCACTCGGGCACCTCTCCGGGGCCGCGATGGTAGACGCGACGACGTCGCCACGTGCGGACAATGCGTGGCGAACTACGCTTGACCATGGCGACCATCGACCAGGCCG contains:
- a CDS encoding substrate-binding domain-containing protein translates to MAVAPPIVIGLYMLPWHSYIRDVLLGVREAAAGRGWELYLPWVGTGNWPEPKDLGVAGIIAGFDLLNATQLRQLEDVPHVTVGSSLKRVDRIDVTWDHAAIGRMAAEHLLDQGHRNLATWFAPHRDYQRARAAGFCRQAREAGCRVTVVHDPTSEAESERITLFDKLPEPCGLFCPSDRLGHDVLHLARRIGVVVPDRLALVSTGNEEDYCELTAPPMSSVALPGTRAGRTAVELLAERMEQSGGRRDVSIALPPRFVAARRSSDPLRLGDREVMRALDLIRRLAPTGLTAEDVHRQSSLSRRGLESRFVKAVGRPIGKQIQRVRLTLARDLLATTNLPVAEVARRCGFKTAQGFSNAFSQSHGQSPGVYRAER